In one window of Ovis aries strain OAR_USU_Benz2616 breed Rambouillet chromosome 5, ARS-UI_Ramb_v3.0, whole genome shotgun sequence DNA:
- the TMEM38A gene encoding trimeric intracellular cation channel type A isoform X2, whose translation MASWLCAMLHCFGSYILADLLLGEPVIDYFSNNSSILLASAVWYLIFFCPLDLFYKCVCFLPVKLIFVAMKEVVRVRKIAVGIHHAHHHYHHGWFVMIATGWVKGSGVTLMSNLEQLLRGVWKPETNEILHMSFPTKASLYGAILFTLQQTRWLPVSKASLIFIFTMFMVSCKVFLTATHSHSSPFDVLEAYVCPVLFGSASGGDHHHNNHGGSQGGSGPGSPHSPLPAKSKEELSEGSRKKKTKKAD comes from the exons ATGGCGTCCTGGCTGTGTGCCATGCTGCATTGCTTTGGGAGTTACATCCTGGCTGATCTGCTCCTTGGGGAGCCTGTGATCGACTACTTCAGCAACAACTCCAGCATCCTGCTGGCCTCAGCAGTCTG GTACTTGATTTTCTTCTGCCCCCTGGACCTCTTTTACAAGTGTGTCTGCTTCCTGCCAGTGAAACTCATCTTTGTGGCCATGAAGGAGGTGGTGAGAGTTCGCAAGATCGCCGTGGGCATCCATCACGCccatcaccactaccaccacGGGTGGTTCGTCATGATCGCCACCGGGTGGGTCAAAG GCTCTGGTGTCACCCTCATGTCCAACCTTGAGCAGCTGCTCCGAGGGGTCTGGAAGCCAGAAACCAACGAGATTCTGCACATGTCCTT CCCCACCAAGGCCAGCCTGTACGGAGCCATCCTCTTCACCCTCCAGCAGACCCGCTGGCTCCCGGTGTCCAAAGCCAGCCTCATCTTCATCTTCACCATGTTCATGGTATCGTGTAAG GTGTTCCTGACGGCCACCCACTCCCACAGTTCCCCCTTTGATGTCCTGGAAGCCTACGTCTGCCCTGTGCTGTTTGGGTCGGCCTCGGGGGGCGACCATCACCATAACAATCATGGTGGATCCCAGGGTGGCAGCGGGCCTGGCTCCCCACACTCGCCCCTGCCCGCCAAGTCCAAAGAGGAGCTGAGTGAGGGCTCCAGGAAGAAGAAGACCAAGAAGGCAGATTAG